The proteins below come from a single Candidatus Methylomirabilis tolerans genomic window:
- the hslU gene encoding ATP-dependent protease ATPase subunit HslU: MEPLTPRQIVAELDRYIIGQKDAKRAVAIALRNRWRRQRLPAELRDEVAPKNIIMIGPTGVGKTEIARRLARLVDAPFIKVEASKYTEVGYVGRDVESMVRDLTALAVDMVKEEKTKAVQERAQELAEERLLDILLPVGRMAPSPSVEQTPDPAAITSAAETREKLRKRLHEGKLDDRTVELEVKDRGAMPMVEVFSNSGLEEMDNIKEMLGNLLPQRSKRRRVKIREAQRILTQEEADKLIDMDAVRSEAVRRVEESGIIFLDEIDKIAGRGSSQGPDVSRQGVQRDLLPIVEGCTVTTKYGLVRTDHILFIAAGAFHVAKPSDLIPELQGRFPLRVELASLTQDDFVRILTEPQNALIKQYVALLETEEVRLDFSEDAVQEIAAIASTVNQATENIGARRLYTIMERMLDEISFEAPAMRGAKVNINAAYVRERLQEIVKNEDLSRYIL, from the coding sequence ATGGAACCATTGACACCGCGACAGATTGTTGCTGAGCTTGACAGATACATCATCGGTCAAAAGGATGCAAAGCGGGCCGTAGCTATTGCGCTGCGTAATCGGTGGCGGCGACAGAGGCTTCCTGCGGAGCTGCGGGATGAGGTTGCGCCGAAGAACATCATCATGATCGGCCCAACCGGCGTGGGTAAGACCGAGATTGCTCGCCGCCTCGCCAGGCTGGTTGACGCCCCGTTTATCAAGGTGGAGGCCAGTAAGTATACGGAGGTGGGCTACGTCGGACGCGACGTTGAATCGATGGTGCGCGACCTGACTGCGCTGGCGGTGGATATGGTGAAGGAGGAAAAGACCAAGGCAGTACAGGAGCGGGCCCAGGAGTTAGCAGAGGAGCGGCTTCTGGATATACTCCTTCCCGTCGGCAGAATGGCGCCGTCGCCGAGCGTCGAGCAGACTCCTGACCCGGCTGCAATCACCTCCGCTGCTGAGACTCGTGAGAAGCTCAGAAAGCGACTACACGAAGGGAAGCTGGACGACCGTACCGTGGAGTTAGAGGTTAAGGATCGAGGCGCCATGCCGATGGTGGAGGTCTTCAGCAACTCCGGCCTCGAGGAGATGGACAACATCAAGGAGATGCTGGGGAACCTCCTGCCTCAGCGGAGCAAACGACGTAGGGTCAAGATTCGGGAGGCCCAACGGATCCTCACTCAGGAAGAAGCCGACAAGCTTATCGATATGGACGCAGTGAGGTCAGAGGCGGTCCGTCGGGTCGAGGAATCCGGGATCATCTTCCTGGACGAGATCGACAAAATCGCCGGCCGCGGGTCATCGCAGGGACCGGATGTTTCTCGCCAGGGGGTGCAGCGCGACCTCCTGCCGATTGTCGAGGGGTGCACGGTCACTACCAAGTACGGCTTGGTGCGGACTGATCATATCCTGTTCATTGCGGCCGGGGCGTTTCATGTCGCCAAACCGTCCGACCTGATCCCGGAATTGCAGGGACGCTTCCCGTTGCGTGTGGAGTTAGCCAGCCTCACGCAGGACGACTTCGTCCGGATCCTTACAGAACCGCAGAATGCCTTGATCAAGCAGTATGTCGCCCTGCTGGAGACGGAGGAGGTGAGACTGGACTTTTCGGAGGACGCCGTGCAGGAGATCGCCGCCATTGCCAGCACCGTCAATCAGGCGACCGAAAATATCGGCGCTCGCCGGCTTTACACCATCATGGAGCGGATGCTGGACGAGATCTCGTTTGAAGCGCCTGCCATGCGTGGGGCCAAGGTAAATATTAATGCCGCGTATGTCCGGGAACGGCTGCAGGAGATCGTGAAGAACGAGGACCTGAGCCGCTATATCCTGTAG
- the hslV gene encoding ATP-dependent protease subunit HslV, with the protein MGSNRVRSTTILAVRHKGRVVVAGDGQVSFGDTVMKHTARKVRRMWNDRVVTGFAGAAADAFALFTKFEVKLEEFGGNLPRAAVELAKDWRTDRALRRLEALLVVVDKEHSLVISGTGDVIEPDDGVIGIGSGGSYAAAAARALVGFSDLDARRIAEEAMKIAASLCVYTNDTITIEEL; encoded by the coding sequence ATGGGATCAAACAGAGTTCGGAGCACGACGATCTTGGCGGTGCGCCACAAGGGGCGAGTGGTGGTGGCCGGGGACGGACAGGTCTCCTTTGGCGACACGGTGATGAAGCACACCGCGCGCAAGGTCCGTCGGATGTGGAATGATCGGGTGGTTACCGGTTTTGCCGGCGCTGCCGCCGATGCGTTCGCCCTTTTCACCAAATTTGAGGTGAAGCTGGAGGAGTTCGGCGGCAACCTGCCGCGCGCTGCGGTTGAGCTGGCGAAAGATTGGCGCACCGACCGGGCGCTTCGCCGATTAGAGGCACTGTTGGTAGTGGTCGATAAGGAGCATTCGCTGGTCATCTCCGGGACGGGGGATGTCATCGAGCCCGACGACGGGGTGATCGGCATCGGTTCAGGAGGGTCGTATGCGGCCGCTGCGGCTCGAGCCCTCGTAGGCTTCTCGGATCTCGACGCGAGACGGATCGCCGAGGAGGCGATGAAGATTGCCGCCTCACTCTGCGTGTACACCAACGACACGATCACGATTGAAGAGCTATGA
- a CDS encoding tyrosine recombinase XerC — protein MLTSRRFQSRNGRFCLDLSAHSSYRTGQTQKRVKQMLEQIEAYLLYLQAERAASPHTLKNYTIDLQQFRTFLRAGGLPQPNPNPFPSPPPSEGKGMGGGGFRSDVLDRTIEPTEIDTLAIRAFVADLHRRGIARSSIARKLATLRSFFRYLCREGVLAANPAKLVPTPKLPKRLPAYLTVDEVDRLLVPPGEEDVASARDVAILELFYASGIRLSELTGLSVRDMDIREGLVRVKGKGSKERIVPVGSKATTALRCYLDRRSELIPESKRGTPEPVALFLNRQGGRLSSRGAARIVLKHLNRSGVGPKITPHGLRHSYATHLLQAGADLRAIQELLGHSRLSTTQRYTHLNLDHLMEVYDKAHPRA, from the coding sequence CTGCTAACATCTCGCAGGTTTCAGTCCCGTAACGGCCGATTTTGCCTTGATCTTTCCGCGCATTCCTCGTATCGTACCGGGCAGACGCAGAAGCGGGTGAAGCAGATGCTGGAACAGATTGAGGCGTATCTATTATATCTTCAGGCGGAGCGAGCGGCTTCTCCGCATACGCTCAAGAACTATACGATCGACTTGCAGCAGTTTCGGACGTTTCTCAGGGCCGGTGGGTTGCCGCAGCCGAACCCTAACCCCTTCCCCAGCCCTCCCCCGTCGGAGGGGAAGGGAATGGGTGGAGGGGGCTTTCGAAGCGATGTCCTGGATCGGACTATTGAGCCGACCGAGATCGACACCCTGGCGATCAGAGCCTTCGTGGCGGACCTGCATAGAAGGGGAATCGCTCGAAGCAGCATCGCGCGGAAGTTGGCGACCCTGCGATCGTTCTTCCGATACCTGTGCCGGGAGGGTGTGCTTGCTGCGAATCCGGCGAAGCTTGTGCCGACCCCGAAACTGCCGAAGCGGCTTCCCGCGTATCTGACCGTGGACGAGGTTGATCGGCTTCTGGTGCCGCCCGGCGAAGAAGATGTTGCGAGCGCGCGCGATGTGGCGATCCTTGAGCTATTTTATGCTTCAGGCATCCGATTAAGCGAGTTAACGGGTTTGAGCGTGCGGGACATGGACATTCGAGAGGGTCTTGTTCGGGTGAAAGGTAAAGGTAGTAAGGAGCGGATTGTTCCGGTGGGGTCGAAGGCGACTACCGCCTTGAGGTGTTATCTTGATCGGCGGAGTGAGTTGATCCCAGAGTCGAAGCGGGGAACCCCCGAACCCGTAGCACTGTTTCTCAACCGCCAAGGCGGCCGCTTAAGCTCACGGGGCGCTGCTCGAATTGTATTGAAGCACCTGAATCGGAGCGGGGTGGGGCCGAAGATCACACCCCACGGGCTGCGACATAGCTATGCCACGCATCTGCTTCAAGCCGGGGCCGATCTCCGCGCAATTCAGGAGCTGTTGGGGCATTCACGTCTCTCGACTACTCAGCGGTATACCCATCTGAACCTTGATCATCTGATGGAGGTCTACGATAAAGCACATCCGCGGGCCTAA
- a CDS encoding DUF72 domain-containing protein, which translates to MTGTVEKRVRIGTSGWSYPRGEGRWNGIFYPAKPKNELELYSQVFNAVEVNSTFYRLLDPQTARTWVMMTPKDFAFAVKLWQKFTHPGMFQKATGAEPEITQQDYDDFKRGINPIAEECKLACLLIQFSEWFACTPQHQGILSMLLRQFQDYPVAVELRHASWGEKASETKALLDSCGAGLAYIDMPELPGTIRQELEPQRLLYLRFHGRNREKWRQHEAAEERYDYLYSEEELKPFAEKVRGITAAGESKILIFFNNHVRGQAPANALMMARQIGLPPTATVRAEFVRAFPATKDAIKEIRIPEEKEPGQGVLFSA; encoded by the coding sequence ATGACAGGGACGGTTGAAAAGCGGGTACGAATCGGCACCTCTGGCTGGTCGTATCCACGGGGAGAGGGGCGTTGGAACGGGATCTTCTATCCCGCAAAGCCCAAGAACGAGCTCGAGCTGTACAGCCAGGTCTTTAATGCCGTAGAGGTCAACTCCACCTTCTACCGGCTGCTCGATCCACAAACCGCGAGGACGTGGGTCATGATGACGCCGAAGGATTTTGCATTTGCCGTCAAGCTCTGGCAGAAGTTCACGCATCCAGGGATGTTCCAGAAGGCAACAGGCGCCGAGCCTGAGATCACGCAACAGGATTACGACGATTTCAAACGAGGCATCAACCCGATTGCCGAGGAATGCAAGCTCGCCTGCCTGCTGATCCAGTTCTCCGAATGGTTTGCGTGCACGCCTCAACACCAGGGCATCCTTTCGATGCTCCTACGGCAGTTTCAGGACTATCCCGTGGCGGTCGAACTGCGCCATGCCTCCTGGGGCGAGAAGGCAAGCGAGACCAAGGCATTGCTCGACTCCTGCGGCGCCGGCTTGGCCTACATCGACATGCCGGAACTTCCGGGTACGATCAGGCAGGAACTGGAGCCGCAGAGGCTGCTGTACCTGCGCTTCCACGGCAGGAACCGCGAAAAGTGGAGACAGCATGAGGCAGCCGAGGAGCGGTACGATTACCTGTACTCAGAAGAGGAGTTGAAGCCGTTCGCGGAGAAGGTTCGGGGGATTACAGCGGCTGGAGAGAGCAAGATATTGATCTTCTTCAACAACCACGTGCGCGGCCAAGCCCCCGCGAACGCCTTGATGATGGCGCGTCAAATCGGGCTACCGCCCACAGCGACCGTGCGGGCGGAGTTCGTCAGGGCGTTTCCTGCGACCAAGGATGCCATCAAGGAGATTCGCATCCCAGAAGAAAAGGAACCAGGCCAGGGTGTGCTGTTTTCTGCCTGA